The genomic stretch TCCACGCTAGGGTCGCCCGTCACACCTGAACAATTGGCGGAAGTGCCATGAATCAACGGATTCCGGCCAACGGACATCCACGGAAAAGTGTCCTTAAGAAACACGTAACAATTCCGTCACAAGCTGTCCGTCCATGTGGATCCGCCTCCGCCGTCCCCCATTCCGCGGCACGCCGCGTGGACTGACTGCCCCTCCCGTACTCCGAGCCCTGGCCGCCGCGACCGGGCTCTTCCTGGGTGGCTGTGGTACCCAGCAAGACACGCCCCCCGAGGACACACCGCCGGACTCCACACCGGCGGGAGACCCCAACGTGCTCGTGGGCACCTTCCAGGTGCTCCTGGTGCCGCCCGTCGCCGCCTCGAGCGGCCAGTCCGAGACGCCGGGGTACACCACGGTGGTGGGCAAGATCTACGATGGCCCCTCCCCCTCCCAGATCATCTGGCAACAGGCCGCCCAGGGTGGAGACTGCGAGCTGCGGACACCGCGCGTCCCCTTCTGCGGCACGCCCTGCGGTGGCAGCGCGGCCTGCGTCGACGATGACAAGTGTCAGGCCTACCCCACCGCGCGCGCCGTGGGCGCCATCCAGGTCAAGGGACTGCGCACGGCCTCGGGGGCCACCGAGTTCTCGATGAGCCCCATCGCCAACAACTACCAACCCCCGGCGAGCGTCTCACTGCCCTATCCCGCCTTCTCGGAGGGGGAGGAGATCGTCCTCACGGCGGCGGGCGCGTACTACCCGGCGTTCACCCTCGAGGGGCGCGGCATCGCGCCGCTCCAGTTGCTCGATGACAGCCTCACGCTGCAACGTGGCCAACCTCTGGCATTGCACTGGGCGCCTGCGGGCCAGACGGATGTCTCCACCATCCACGTCAAGCTGGACATCAGTCACCACGGTGGGACCAAGGGGATGATCGAGTGCGACACCGCGGACACCGGCTCGCTCCAACTGTCGGCCGAGCTCGTCACGCAACTGCTCGACCTCGGGGTGGCGGGCTACCCCTCCATCCTCGTGACGCGAAGGTCGGTGGGCTCGGTGACGATCGCCCCCGGCCGGGTGGACCTGCTCGTCTCCTCCGAGGTCGAGCGCGCGGTCATCGTCCCCGGCGTCACCTCGTGCGGCGACAACTCGGATTGCCCCTCCGGCCAGACCTGTCAGCCGGACCTCACCTGTGGCTGAGAAGCTCATGACGCGTCAATCCGGAGGACGAATGGTGAAGACTCACACAGCGAAGTGCCTGTGGGGCGTGACGCTCCTGGGCGGTCTGCTCTCGGCCGCGTGCGGCAAGAGCGACAGTCCCTCCACCCCCGCCATCGAGTGGACGTGCCAGGCCCCCAGCACCACCGAGGCGCCCGACTTCCTCGAGCAGGTGGGCTGCGAGACGGACTTCCAGGCACTCGCCTCGGAGCCCATCGACTCGAGCCTGCCCGGCGCGCGCTCGGTCAAGGTGGTGTTGGATACGGCGGACGACAACGCGCTCTACTTCCAGAACAGCACGCGGTACCAGATCCACTACCAGTTCGCCTCGACCCACCTGTCTGGCAATGGGTTGCCCATCGTCCCCGCGCTCGCGTCGTTCAATGCCTCCGAGTACTTCAGCCCCGAGCGCCGCTTCGTCCTGGGAACCGTGACGTACTACGAGGGCCCCAGGCTATTTGCGCTCGAGCTGTCACCCTATGACACCGCCTCGGCGACGATGATCACCACGCTGTTCCAGAAGGTGAAGGGCTCGGCCTTCTTCGGCTCGGAGCTGGTCTTCCACCCGACCTCGGCCGCGGTGGAGGTGGAGGCCAGACGGCTGCCCGCGGACATCCCCATCAAGAGCACGGACGACATCTACGCCGCCATCGACTACCAACCGCTGACGCTCGCCTCGGGCATCGGCCGGTTGCGCTTCGTCAAGGCGGTGGACCTGGAGGACGAATACCTGTCCTACCAGGACATCGCCGTGCTCGACGAGGCGCCCAATGACATCTCCGTCGTCCAGGGCCTCATCACCGAAGAGTTCCAGACGCCGCTGTCCCATGTGAACGTGCTGTCCGCCAATCGCCACACGCCCAACATGGGCCTGCGTGGTGCCATGACGAACACCACGCTGCGCGCGCTCGAGGGCAAGCTGGTGCAGCTCACCGTGGGCTCCACCGCATGGTCGGTGCACGCGGTGACCGAGGCCGAGGCCCAGGCCTTCTGGGACGCGCACAAGCCCGCGCCCGTGACGCTGCCCGCGTTGAACCTGACGGTGAAGGAGCTGGTGGACATCGAGGACGTGACGCCCGAGACGGGCTCGCTGCGCGACGACATCAAGAAGTCCGTCCAGGCCTTCGGGGGAAAGGCGGCGCACTACTCCATCCTGGCCAGGACGCCGTCCGTCCCCCTGCTCGAGGCCTTCGCCATCCCCGTCTACTTCTACGACCAGTTCATGCGGCAGAACGGCTTCTATGATCAGGTCGACGCCATGGTGGCGGATCCGAGCTTCGCCACGGATCCCGCCGTGCGCGACGCGAAGCTGAGCGCCCTGCGCACGGCGATGAAGCAGGCGCCGCTCGACGCGGACTTCCAGGCGCGGCTCAAGGCGAAGCTGGACCAGGACTACCCGGGACAGTCCATGCGCTTTCGCACGAGCACCAACAGCGAGGATCTGGATGGGTTTCCGTGCGCGGGCTGCTACGACTCGCACACGGGAGACCCCGCCGAGGGCTGGGAGGACGTGCTGAGCGCCATCCGCAAGACGTACGCGAGCGCCTGGGCGCTGCGCACCTTCGAGGAGCGCACCTACTACGGCATCGACCACAAGTCCGTGGGCATGGCGCTCTTGGTGCACCACAATTTCCCCGATGAGGAGGCCAACGGTGTCTCGGTGACGAGCAACCCGTTCGACGTCTCGGGGTTGGATCCGGCCTTCTACGTGAACGTGCAGTACGGAGGAGACGCGGAGGTGGTGTCACCTCCGGCGGGCGTGACGAGCGACCAGTTCCTCTACTTCTTCAACCAGCCCAACCAGCCGGTGACGTACTTCGCGCACTCGAACCTCGTCCCGAGTGGAAGCACCGTGCTGACGGCCACACAGGTGCACCAGTTGGGCGTGGCGCTGGAGGCCATCCACAAGCGCTTCTCGCCGGCGTACGGGCCGGCAGCGGGCAACACGGGGTGGTACGCCATGGACGTGGAGTTCAAGTTCGACGACGACGCGAACCCCGGCCAGCCCCCCACGCTGTACATCAAGCAGGCCCGCCCCTACCCTGGCCGCGGGCAGTAAGAGGAGGGAGGAGCCTGGCACCTCCTCCTCCAACCACTCACTCGCGGAAGGTCGCGTCGCTCCGGTCCGTGCTCGTGGAAATCCCATTCAGGTAGAGCAGACCCTCGCGGTGCCGCAGGTAGTAGCCTGGGAAGTTGAAGGACTCGAAGGAGAGCAGCGCGCTGTTGGCCAGTCCCGCCCGTCTCCACCAGGTCGCATCCGCCTTGAACAGGCTGGAGCCATCGTCGCGGTCCAGCCACAGCTCGCCGTTGCGATGCCGCAAGAAGTAGCCAGGGAAGTTGACGGACTCCAGCGACAAGGCCGAGGCGTTCGCCAGTCCAGGAACGACCCTCCACTCCGCGTCTTCCGCCGGGAAGATGATGTGGTCGATGCGTCCCCGGGATTTCTGGTGCCGCACGAAGGAGCCCTGGAGCAGGGACTCGAACCGGGAGAAGGCACGCACCGACAGGTTGTCGAACCTCGCCTGGGCCTGGTAGGTCCGCACGCCGATGGCACCGGACACATAGGAGCCATCCGTCACCGAAATCTTGGGAGTCACGAGGTCATCGACATAGACCTTGAGGGGCAGGGCTCGCCACGAGCACGCCAACAACCCCTCGCGCTACGCCCCGGGCCGCCAGACTTCCCAGGTGGTGGACAAGTCCCCCTGGGCATCGCGGGAGTGACCCACGACCAGGAAGGTTCCAGGCACCACCTCCACGAGGTGGTGTCCCGCCCGGGGCCCGGTGAGCGAGGGCCCTGGCGCCCACGTGCCTCGAACCGGGTCCCAGAGTTCCACCGTCTCCGTGGGGTCCGCGTAGTTCAGGCTCCCGCCCGAGACCGCCGCGCCCCCATCGGGCAATGCCGTCAGCGCGAAGCCCGAGCGAGGCACCGGGAGCGAACCCGTGGCGCTCCACTCGCCCGTCCGGGGATCCCACACCTCCGCAGTCCCCAGGGCGTCCCCCTCGCCCCATCCGCCCACGACGAGGATGCGCCCATCCGAGAGCGTCACTCCTTGGGCCTCCTCGCGAGCGCACGTCAGGGGGCTCGTCACCCGCCAGGAGCGACCGCCACGCTCCCAGATCTCGGTCATCTGGTTCAACGGAGGCGCGAGGTGCTGTCCGTCGATGATGGCGAAGCCGAAGCCGTTGTCCCGACCGCCCGCGATGACCACGCGCTCGCCGCTCACGCATACGGGACCGGGGTGGAACAGACGCACGGTCTGCCCCGCGGGTTCCCAGGCGCTCGCTCCGGGCCACAACACTTCGGCCCGCGTTCCGCGATTCAGGTCATCATCGAAGTCGGAGCCGAGCACCAACACCGGTGCCATCCGCGAGGCTCACGGCGATGGGATGCGCGCGGGGCGCGAGCAGCGCAGGCCCCTCGTGGAAGCGCCGCGTCCCGGGCTCCCAGAGGAGCGTGGTGCGCAACTCCAACTCCGTGCCATCTCGCCCGCCCACGAGCAGAACGCGTCCATCTGGCAGGCCCACCGCGGCATGGCCCTGCCTCGGCTGGGGCAGGAGCGGAAGCGGATGCCAGGAGCGCGTCGAGGCCTCCCAGAACGCCGCGCCATCGGTGGAGCGGCACGTGAATCCGTCGCCCTCGGGATGCCACGCACCTCCCCCCGCGAGGAGCGCTCCGCCGGATGTCGCCACCAGGCTGTAGTCCTCGAGCCAGAGACCGGCATGGGGAACCCTTCCACTGGAGACAGGAGATGAGGCATGGGACATAGGCTCCATTATTCCCAAAACCGGGGCGCGCAGGCCGCCCGATTGGTGGCAACCCCTGGGCCCACGTGCGGCCCACCATCAATGCTCGGTCGCCGCAGGCCGCTCGCTGGTACTGGCAGTGGTGCTTCGCAGATTCAGGCCAGCAACCTGTCGGCGAATCAGCTAGGAGTCGGCAGCGTCTAACGAGAAACCAAACTCCTGCCAATAAAGCCCTTACTAACGTTCATGGCTCTTCGTATCGGTGAGTTCGAAGAACCTCGTCCATTTTTCCCCGTTTGTAGGCTCGCCAAATCCTTGTGGACTAACCGACGAAAGAGGGCCTGCATAGAGCAGTTCGAGCAGACCATGAGTGATGTCATCGGGTGGCAACATGCCGTCTATCACGTGGAGATAGGGGCGCTTGATTCTGCGGAAAACGTTCGCCACTGCAGCCAGAGCGTCTCTTCCTTCAAAGAGGTTTTCTCGGTCTCCGCGCTTACGGATGCGTCGTACCCCTTCTTCAGGCTCCACATCTCAAGAACACCAAGAGATCTGGTGGTGGAGCAAACTCCTCGTTCATCTGAAGGATTTTTTCGGGATCGAACCCACGAGCCCCCTGGTAAGCGGCTGTGGAGAAGTAATATCGATCCACGATGACGATTTGACCCCGCCGCAACGCAGGGTCGAGCAGCGTATCAACGTGTTCCTTGCGATCTCGAATGAAAAGGTCGAGTTCCTCCTGAGGAGAGAGCCGACCAGCCGTGGCTGATTCTCGCAGCTTGAGGCCCCACTGTCCGTCCGTAGGTTCCTTGCTTCGGATGACGTCCCAGCCATCTTCGGCAAGCAGTCTATGCAGGCGCTCGGCCTGGGTGGTTTTTCCTGCTCCATCAATGCCCTCAAACGCGAGGAGCAGACCCTTCTTCAGGAGGCGCTTTTCCACGGAGGCATCCTCTCAAGGATCACCACCAAGTCAAAATTATGTAGGGACGATTACCACCGGTACCGTTCATTACTGTAATTTCACTCGAGGTAAAATCGAAGCCTTTAGATCCCTACTTGAGTACGGGCTTTTCAGGTGAAGCGGAGCGAACGAGCAAAACGAGTCTGCAACACCCTGCGTCAAGGTCGTTGCGCGTTCTTTGAAGTGGTGTAGATCGTACAGTCCTCTGGTGGTCTCTGGAGCGAGCCTCATGATTCGACTGGTCGTTACCGACATGGACGGAACGTTGTACTCTTGGGTCGACTACATCGTTCCCGCAGTGGAGGCTCTTGTTGGCTCAGTGGAGCGTTCAACCGGATGGCCACGCATCAAGATCGTGCAGGCGCTCAAGAAAGTCTATTCAAAGTACGAGTCGAACGAGTACCCCTTCGTACTGCAGGAGTCGGAGATCTTCGCGGCATTCCCGGAGTTCGGATCGTTCGACAAGCTAGTCATCGAGCCAGCACGTATTGCTTTCAAGGATGCTCGTAGAAAGTACCTACAGCCGTTCCCGGGAGTCATCGAAACACTTGAGAAGCTGAAACACAGGGGCATCCTGGTGGTGGCGCTAACAGACGCACCACGCAATCCTGTGGAAGTCCGAGCAAAGCAACTCAAACTGGATCAGCTTTTGGATGCCATCTACTGTCTGCCAGGGTTCGACTTCCCAAAGAACGAAGACGGCGAGATGAAGATCTCTCGATACATTGAACAAAAGGAACAAAAAGGAGAGTACCGGACAGCGTGTAGACTTGTGGAACTGCCTCGAGACTACGAGAAGCCGAACCCACTCGGGTTGCGACGCATCTGCGAGGAAATGCATGTTTCTCCTGAGGAAACGCTCGTCATTGGTGACGCGCTCAAGAAGGACATGGCGGTAGCACGGGAAGTTGGTGCGTTGGATTGTTGGGCTGAATACGGCACCTATATTTCATTGGAGTATCTGGAGCGGCTCGAAATCATCTCGGCTCCCGCCATTACCAGGCGTCACGCGGCAAGCATATTGGATGGGGATGCACGCAAGAGTGCGCACCCAACACGTCGTCTTTCCAACTTCTCGCAACTACTTGAGATCATTGACGACGCGTCGGCGCAAACGTGAGCAGCAAGATGCTTCGTTAGCTTGTTCTTCAGGGCTCTCTGAACCCAGGGCAAAGGCCACTCTGCGGGGCCCGCTCCAACTCAGCATGGTCCCGTCAATAGACGATGTAGTCGAACTTCTCAATGACGGCCCGGAGTTCTTCCGGAGAGGCGCCCAACTGCTTCGCAATGGAGGGGGCATGTTCGGTTACCGCCGTAGTGCGAGTCGGTTGGGTGTGAAGCTCGTCCACGACGACAGCACCATACCGGCCCGGCCACTTGACGCTGCGTAGCTCGGCGGCATGGCCAATGGGGTTCAGGATGGTGAAGCAGGGCCACTTGGGAAAGCGAAGGGTGGCAGGGTCGGAGCCCATGATGCGGCAGGAGTCCATCTGGGCCTCGGTGAAGTCGCAATCCTCGATGGAACCGGACGCATACCACGACTGGCTACTGTATTCAGGC from Cystobacter ferrugineus encodes the following:
- a CDS encoding kelch repeat-containing protein, with the translated sequence MAPVLVLGSDFDDDLNRGTRAEVLWPGASAWEPAGQTVRLFHPGPVCVSGERVVIAGGRDNGFGFAIIDGQHLAPPLNQMTEIWERGGRSWRVTSPLTCAREEAQGVTLSDGRILVVGGWGEGDALGTAEVWDPRTGEWSATGSLPVPRSGFALTALPDGGAAVSGGSLNYADPTETVELWDPVRGTWAPGPSLTGPRAGHHLVEVVPGTFLVVGHSRDAQGDLSTTWEVWRPGA
- a CDS encoding AbfB domain-containing protein — protein: MTPKISVTDGSYVSGAIGVRTYQAQARFDNLSVRAFSRFESLLQGSFVRHQKSRGRIDHIIFPAEDAEWRVVPGLANASALSLESVNFPGYFLRHRNGELWLDRDDGSSLFKADATWWRRAGLANSALLSFESFNFPGYYLRHREGLLYLNGISTSTDRSDATFRE
- a CDS encoding PEP/pyruvate-binding domain-containing protein; the protein is MVKTHTAKCLWGVTLLGGLLSAACGKSDSPSTPAIEWTCQAPSTTEAPDFLEQVGCETDFQALASEPIDSSLPGARSVKVVLDTADDNALYFQNSTRYQIHYQFASTHLSGNGLPIVPALASFNASEYFSPERRFVLGTVTYYEGPRLFALELSPYDTASATMITTLFQKVKGSAFFGSELVFHPTSAAVEVEARRLPADIPIKSTDDIYAAIDYQPLTLASGIGRLRFVKAVDLEDEYLSYQDIAVLDEAPNDISVVQGLITEEFQTPLSHVNVLSANRHTPNMGLRGAMTNTTLRALEGKLVQLTVGSTAWSVHAVTEAEAQAFWDAHKPAPVTLPALNLTVKELVDIEDVTPETGSLRDDIKKSVQAFGGKAAHYSILARTPSVPLLEAFAIPVYFYDQFMRQNGFYDQVDAMVADPSFATDPAVRDAKLSALRTAMKQAPLDADFQARLKAKLDQDYPGQSMRFRTSTNSEDLDGFPCAGCYDSHTGDPAEGWEDVLSAIRKTYASAWALRTFEERTYYGIDHKSVGMALLVHHNFPDEEANGVSVTSNPFDVSGLDPAFYVNVQYGGDAEVVSPPAGVTSDQFLYFFNQPNQPVTYFAHSNLVPSGSTVLTATQVHQLGVALEAIHKRFSPAYGPAAGNTGWYAMDVEFKFDDDANPGQPPTLYIKQARPYPGRGQ
- a CDS encoding HAD family hydrolase encodes the protein MIRLVVTDMDGTLYSWVDYIVPAVEALVGSVERSTGWPRIKIVQALKKVYSKYESNEYPFVLQESEIFAAFPEFGSFDKLVIEPARIAFKDARRKYLQPFPGVIETLEKLKHRGILVVALTDAPRNPVEVRAKQLKLDQLLDAIYCLPGFDFPKNEDGEMKISRYIEQKEQKGEYRTACRLVELPRDYEKPNPLGLRRICEEMHVSPEETLVIGDALKKDMAVAREVGALDCWAEYGTYISLEYLERLEIISAPAITRRHAASILDGDARKSAHPTRRLSNFSQLLEIIDDASAQT
- a CDS encoding kelch repeat-containing protein; translation: MSHASSPVSSGRVPHAGLWLEDYSLVATSGGALLAGGGAWHPEGDGFTCRSTDGAAFWEASTRSWHPLPLLPQPRQGHAAVGLPDGRVLLVGGRDGTELELRTTLLWEPGTRRFHEGPALLAPRAHPIAVSLADGTGVGARLRLR
- the tmk gene encoding dTMP kinase, which gives rise to MEKRLLKKGLLLAFEGIDGAGKTTQAERLHRLLAEDGWDVIRSKEPTDGQWGLKLRESATAGRLSPQEELDLFIRDRKEHVDTLLDPALRRGQIVIVDRYYFSTAAYQGARGFDPEKILQMNEEFAPPPDLLVFLRCGA